A part of Corvus hawaiiensis isolate bCorHaw1 chromosome 25, bCorHaw1.pri.cur, whole genome shotgun sequence genomic DNA contains:
- the RNF214 gene encoding RING finger protein 214 isoform X2 — protein MGPGWEQGRGRGAALTDVPFPRSGSPLSAPESPGEPGPGGEADPAAAPGPGGDAEPGAGGAEAAGQSGAAAEEPDEEAAPARPSQNIAVQTDFKAADADVNTDQDIEKNLDKMMSERALLKERYQEVLDKQRQVENQLQVQLKQLQQRREEEMKNHQEILKAIQDVTIKREETKKKMEKEKKEFLQKEQDLKAEIEKLCEKGRRLLKEQEEKENKIASLIAEQSDEKQLWEMELDKLKNQHNEINRNILEETERAWKAEILSLESRKELLVLKLEEAEKEAELHLTYLKSAPPTLETMRPKQEWEMRLNRIRMTKQSVRDQFNDHIQMVRNGTKLSSLPQIPTPTLPPPPSETDFMLTAFQPNPSLTPRLPFPIGPVPVPMVMPSADPRALSFPLLNPAMSRPNQPSPPLPASQGRSSPVVASLIGTHSPHMPPAASIPPPPGLGGVNVPPEFHRPQPADKLEKLLEKLLTRFPQCNKAQLTNILQQIKTARRTMAGLTMEELNQLVAAKLAEQQERAAAGAQPLGRIRAPMFSAPLPQISTPMFLPPAQVAYPGTASHTPAACKLCLMCQKLVQPGDLHPMACSHVLHKECIKFWAQTNTNDTCPFCPSLK, from the exons aTGGGGCCGGGATGGGAGCAAGGACGCGGCCGCGGCGCAGCGCTGACCGATGTCCCCTTTCCGCGCAGCGGGAGCCCGCTCTCCGCCCCggagagccccggcgagcccggGCCCGGCGGGGAGGCGGaccccgcggccgcccccggccccggtgGCGATGCGGAgcccggggccggcggcgcGGAGGCCGCGGGGCAGAGCGGAGCGGCAGCCGAGGAGCCCGACGAGGAGGCGGCCCCGGCCAGGCCGTCGCAGAACATTGCGGTGCAG ACCGACTTCAAGGCAGCCGATGCCGACGTGAACACGGACCAGGACATCGAGAAGAACTTG GACAAGATGATGTCTGAGCGGGCCTTGCTGAAGGAGCGCTACCAGGAGGTGCTGGACAAACAGAGGCAGGTGGAGAATCAGCTGCAGGTCCAGCTtaagcagctccagcagcggAGGGAAGAGGAGATGAAAAACCACCAG GAGATCCTGAAAGCGATTCAGGATGTTACAATCAAGCGAGAAGAGACCAAGAAGAAgatggagaaagagaagaaagagttCCTGCAGAAAGAGCAGGATCTCAAAGCTGAAATTGAGAAACTCTGTGAGAAAGGCAGAAG GTtgctgaaggagcaggaggagaaggaaaacaagattGCCTCTCTGATCGCAGAGCAGTCCGATGAGAA gcagctgtgggagATGGAGCTGGACAAGCTGAAGAACCAGCACAATGAAATCAACAGGAACATTCTTGAAGAGACAGAACGGGCATGGAAAGCAGAG ATCCTGTCCCTGGAGAGccggaaggagctgctggtgttgAAACtagaagaagcagaaaaagaagcagagcTACACCTCACCTACCTCAA GTCTGCGCCGCCCACGCTGGAGACCATGAGGCCAAAGCAGGAGTGGGAGATGAGGCTGAACAGGATACGAATGACCAAGCAAAGTGTCCGA GATCAGTTCAACGACCACATCCAGATGGTGAGGAATGGCACAAAGCTGAGCAGCCTCCCCCAGATCCCGACGCCGACGCTGCCTCCTCCGCCTTCAGAA ACAGATTTCATGCTGACGGCATTCCAGCCCAACCCATCCCTGACTCCGCGGCTCCCCTTCCCCATCGGACCCGTCCCCGTGCCCATGGTCATGCCGAGCGCCGATCCTCGAGcgctctccttccctctgctgaaCCCCGCCATGTCCAGGCCCAACCAgccctccccacccctgcctgcttcccagggaaggagcagcccgGTCGTGGCATCGCTCATCGGCACGCACAGCCCCCACATGCCTCCCgctgcctccatccctcctccGCCTGGCCTGGGAGGGGTGAACGTCCCTCCCGAGTTCCACAGGCCCCAGCCGGCCGACaagctggagaagctgctggagaagctgttGACTCGGTTTCCGCAGTGCAACAA GGCCCAGCTCACCAACATCCTGCAGCAGATCAAGACTGCCCGGAGGACCATGGCCGGCCTGACCATGGAGGAGCTGAACCAGCTGGTGGCGGCcaagctggcagagcagcaggagcgggCAGCGGCCGGCGCCCAG cctctgggccGGATCAGGGCCCCCATGTTCTCGGCTCCGCTGCCTCAGATCAGCACGCCCATGTTCCTGCCCCCGGCCCAGGTCGCTTACCCTGGAACAGCGTCACAT ACCCCAGCTGCCTGTAAGCTGTGTCTGATGTGCCAGAAGCTCGTGCAGCCTGGTGACCTTCACCCCATGGCCTGCTCACACGTGCTGCACAAGGAG tgCATCAAATTCTGGGCACAAACCAACACGAATGACACTTGCCCTTTTTGCCCAAGCCTCAAATGA
- the BACE1 gene encoding beta-secretase 1 codes for MAPAWPWLLLWLGVLRALPAPPRIRLPLRGGAAPPSGLRQRRAPLDTEPDSAGSFVEMIDNLRGKSGQGYYVEMTVGSPPQKLNILVDTGSSNFAVGAAPHPFLRRYYQRQLSSTYRDLRKGVYVPYTQGKWEGELGTDLVTIPHGPNVTVRANIAAITESDKFFINGSNWEGILGLAYAEIARPDDSLEPFFDSLVKQTRVPNIFSLQLCGTGFSPNETEAVASVGGSMIIGGIDRSLYVGDIWYTPIRKEWYYEVIIVKLEVNGQDLNMDCKEYNYDKSIVDSGTTNLRLPKKVFEAAVKSIKTASSTEKFPDGFWLGEQLVCWQVGTTPWHIFPVLSLYLMGETTNQSFRITILPQQYLRPVEDVATSQDDCYKFAISQSSTGTVMGAVIMEGFYVVFDRARKRIGFAVSACHVHDEFRTAAVDGPHLHSNMEDCGYNIPQTDESTLMTIAYVMAAICALFMLPLCLMVFQWRCFRCLRRDHDDFADDISLLK; via the exons ATGGCGcctgcctggccctggctgcTTCTGTGGCTGGGGGTCCTGCGcgccctcccggccccgccgcgcatCCGGCTGCCGCTgcggggcggcgcggccccgccgtcGGGGCTCCGGCAGCGCCGGGCGCCGCTGGACACCGAGCCCGACAGCGCCGGCAGCTTCGTGGAGATGATCGACAACCTGCGGGGCAAGTCCGGGCAGGGGTACTACGTGGAGATGACGGTGGGCAGCCCCCCGCAGAAG ctgaatATCCTGGTGGACACAGGGAGCAGTAACtttgctgtgggagctgcaccACACCCCTTCCTCCGGAGATACTACCAGCGGCAGCT GTCCAGCACCTACCGCGACCTGCGGAAGGGGGTGTACGTGCCCTACACCCAGGGCAAGTGGGAAGGGGAACTGGGCACTGACCTTGTCACCATCCCGCACGGCCCCAACGTCACTGTCAGAGCCAACATTGCTGCCATCACGGAGTCAGACAAATTCTTCATCAACGGCTCCAACTGGGAAGGGATCCTGGGGCTGGCGTACGCCGAGATTGCCCGG CCCGACGACAGCCTGGAGCCCTTCTTTGACTCCCTGGTGAAGCAGACGCGGGTGCCCAACAtcttctccctgcagctgtgcGGGACAGGCTTCTCTCCCAACGAGACAGAGGCCGTGGCCTCGGTGGGAGGCAGCATG ATCATCGGTGGCATCGACCGCTCGCTGTACGTGGGTGACATCTGGTACACCCCCATCCGCAAGGAGTGGTACTACGAGGTCATCATCGTCAAGCTGGAGGTCAACGGGCAGGACCTGAACATGGACTGCAAAGAg TACAACTATGACAAGAGCATCGTGGACAGTGGGACCACCAACCTCAGGCTGCCAAAGAAGGTGTTTGAGGCTGCAGTGAAATCCATCAAAACAGCGTCCTCG ACGGAGAAGTTCCCAGACGGCTTCtggctgggggagcagctggTTTGCTGGCAGGTCGGCACCACCCCCTGGCACATCTTCCCAGTCCTGTCCCTCTACCTGATGGGGGAGACCACCAACCAGTCCTTCCGGATCACCATCCTGCCCCAG CAATACCTGCGCCCAGTGGAGGATGTGGCCACCTCTCAAGATGACTGCTACAAGTTCGCCATCTCCCAGTCCTCCACCGGCACCGTCATGGGCGCCGTGATCATGGAGGGCTTCTACGTGGTGTTCGACCGCGCCCGCAAGCGCATCGGCTTTGCTGTCAGCGCCTGCCACG TGCACGATGAGTTCCGGACGGCCGCGGTGGACGGGCCCCACCTGCACTCCAACATGGAGGACTGCGGCTACAACATCCCGCAGACGGACGAGTCCACGCTGATGACCATCGCCTACGTCATGGCGGCCATCTGCGCCCTCTTCATGCTGCCCCTCTGCCTCATGGTGTTCCAGTGGCGCTGCTTCCGCTGCCTGCGACGGGACCACGACGACTTTGCCGACGACATCTCCTTGCTGAAGTGA
- the RNF214 gene encoding RING finger protein 214 isoform X1, protein MGPGWEQGRGRGAALTDVPFPRSGSPLSAPESPGEPGPGGEADPAAAPGPGGDAEPGAGGAEAAGQSGAAAEEPDEEAAPARPSQNIAVQTDFKAADADVNTDQDIEKNLDKMMSERALLKERYQEVLDKQRQVENQLQVQLKQLQQRREEEMKNHQEILKAIQDVTIKREETKKKMEKEKKEFLQKEQDLKAEIEKLCEKGRRLLKEQEEKENKIASLIAEQSDEKQLWEMELDKLKNQHNEINRNILEETERAWKAEILSLESRKELLVLKLEEAEKEAELHLTYLNCACRSAPPTLETMRPKQEWEMRLNRIRMTKQSVRDQFNDHIQMVRNGTKLSSLPQIPTPTLPPPPSETDFMLTAFQPNPSLTPRLPFPIGPVPVPMVMPSADPRALSFPLLNPAMSRPNQPSPPLPASQGRSSPVVASLIGTHSPHMPPAASIPPPPGLGGVNVPPEFHRPQPADKLEKLLEKLLTRFPQCNKAQLTNILQQIKTARRTMAGLTMEELNQLVAAKLAEQQERAAAGAQPLGRIRAPMFSAPLPQISTPMFLPPAQVAYPGTASHTPAACKLCLMCQKLVQPGDLHPMACSHVLHKECIKFWAQTNTNDTCPFCPSLK, encoded by the exons aTGGGGCCGGGATGGGAGCAAGGACGCGGCCGCGGCGCAGCGCTGACCGATGTCCCCTTTCCGCGCAGCGGGAGCCCGCTCTCCGCCCCggagagccccggcgagcccggGCCCGGCGGGGAGGCGGaccccgcggccgcccccggccccggtgGCGATGCGGAgcccggggccggcggcgcGGAGGCCGCGGGGCAGAGCGGAGCGGCAGCCGAGGAGCCCGACGAGGAGGCGGCCCCGGCCAGGCCGTCGCAGAACATTGCGGTGCAG ACCGACTTCAAGGCAGCCGATGCCGACGTGAACACGGACCAGGACATCGAGAAGAACTTG GACAAGATGATGTCTGAGCGGGCCTTGCTGAAGGAGCGCTACCAGGAGGTGCTGGACAAACAGAGGCAGGTGGAGAATCAGCTGCAGGTCCAGCTtaagcagctccagcagcggAGGGAAGAGGAGATGAAAAACCACCAG GAGATCCTGAAAGCGATTCAGGATGTTACAATCAAGCGAGAAGAGACCAAGAAGAAgatggagaaagagaagaaagagttCCTGCAGAAAGAGCAGGATCTCAAAGCTGAAATTGAGAAACTCTGTGAGAAAGGCAGAAG GTtgctgaaggagcaggaggagaaggaaaacaagattGCCTCTCTGATCGCAGAGCAGTCCGATGAGAA gcagctgtgggagATGGAGCTGGACAAGCTGAAGAACCAGCACAATGAAATCAACAGGAACATTCTTGAAGAGACAGAACGGGCATGGAAAGCAGAG ATCCTGTCCCTGGAGAGccggaaggagctgctggtgttgAAACtagaagaagcagaaaaagaagcagagcTACACCTCACCTACCTCAA CTGTGCTTGCAGGTCTGCGCCGCCCACGCTGGAGACCATGAGGCCAAAGCAGGAGTGGGAGATGAGGCTGAACAGGATACGAATGACCAAGCAAAGTGTCCGA GATCAGTTCAACGACCACATCCAGATGGTGAGGAATGGCACAAAGCTGAGCAGCCTCCCCCAGATCCCGACGCCGACGCTGCCTCCTCCGCCTTCAGAA ACAGATTTCATGCTGACGGCATTCCAGCCCAACCCATCCCTGACTCCGCGGCTCCCCTTCCCCATCGGACCCGTCCCCGTGCCCATGGTCATGCCGAGCGCCGATCCTCGAGcgctctccttccctctgctgaaCCCCGCCATGTCCAGGCCCAACCAgccctccccacccctgcctgcttcccagggaaggagcagcccgGTCGTGGCATCGCTCATCGGCACGCACAGCCCCCACATGCCTCCCgctgcctccatccctcctccGCCTGGCCTGGGAGGGGTGAACGTCCCTCCCGAGTTCCACAGGCCCCAGCCGGCCGACaagctggagaagctgctggagaagctgttGACTCGGTTTCCGCAGTGCAACAA GGCCCAGCTCACCAACATCCTGCAGCAGATCAAGACTGCCCGGAGGACCATGGCCGGCCTGACCATGGAGGAGCTGAACCAGCTGGTGGCGGCcaagctggcagagcagcaggagcgggCAGCGGCCGGCGCCCAG cctctgggccGGATCAGGGCCCCCATGTTCTCGGCTCCGCTGCCTCAGATCAGCACGCCCATGTTCCTGCCCCCGGCCCAGGTCGCTTACCCTGGAACAGCGTCACAT ACCCCAGCTGCCTGTAAGCTGTGTCTGATGTGCCAGAAGCTCGTGCAGCCTGGTGACCTTCACCCCATGGCCTGCTCACACGTGCTGCACAAGGAG tgCATCAAATTCTGGGCACAAACCAACACGAATGACACTTGCCCTTTTTGCCCAAGCCTCAAATGA
- the TAGLN gene encoding transgelin has product MANKGPAYGMSRDVQSKIEKKYDDELEDRLVEWIVAQCGAAVGRPERGRLGFQVWLKNGIVLSRLVNSLYPDGSKPVKIPDAPPTMVFKQMEQIAQFLKAAEDYGVVKTDMFQTVDLFEAKDMAAVQRTLMALGSLAVTKNDGNYHGDPNWFMKKAQEHKREFTESQLKEGKNIIGLQMGTNKGASQAGMSYGRPRQIIS; this is encoded by the exons ATGGCAAACAAAGGCCCAGCCTATGGCATGAGCAGGGATGTGCAGTCCAAGATCGAGAAGAAGTACGATGATGAGCTGGAGGACCGGCTGGTGGAGTGGATCGTGGCGCAGTGCGGGGCTGCCGTGGGACgcccggagcggggccgcctGGGCTTCCAGGTCTGGCTGAAGAACGGCATC GTGCTCAGCAGGCTGGTGAACAGCCTCTACCCCGATGGCTCCAAGCCCGTCAAGATCCCCGACGCGCCGCCCACCATGGTCTTCAAGCAgatggaacagattgcccagttCCTGAAGGCGGCCGAGGACTACGGCGTGGTCAAGACAGACATGTTCCAGACCGTGGACCTGTTTGAAG CCAAGGACATGGCAGCGGTGCAGAGGACGCTGAtggccctggggagcctggcaGTCACCAAGAACGATGGGAACTACCACGGGGACCCTAACTGGTTCATGAA gAAAGCGCAGGAGCACAAGCGGGAGTTCACCGAGAGCCAGCTGAAGGAGGGCAAGAACATCATCGGGCTACAGATGGGCACCAACAAGGGAGCGTCACAGGCGGGGATGAGCTACGGCCGGCCCCGGCAGATCATCAGCTAG
- the PCSK7 gene encoding proprotein convertase subtilisin/kexin type 7: MPHWRRGAPLWSAGMEATLCIHTCLWLSAAWIPLASPAGPACGGQRAPDTEGRHGKLTWAVSLDAPEEELEQRAEELARTAGLVNMGRVGELKGHYLFAYQPDGHAVTEHEAIRRSVDTLFAQHDSVRWHSEQKLLKRSKRSLHFNDPKYPQQWHLNNRKSPGKDINVTGVWERNVTGRGVTVVVVDDGVEHTIKDIQPNYSPEGSYDLNSNDPDPMPHPDEENGNHHGTRCAGEIAAVPNNSFCTVGVAYGSRIAGIRVLDGPLTDSMEAIAFNKHYQINDIYSCSWGPDDDGKTVDGPHQLGKAALQHGVIAGRRGFGSIFVVASGNGGQHSDNCNYDGYANSIYTVTIGAVDETGSMPFYAEECASMLAVTFSGGDKMMRSIVTTDWDLQKGTGCTEGHTGTSAAAPLAAGMIALMLQVRPCLTWRDVQHVIVFTATKYEDRRAKWDTNQAGFSHSHQHGFGLLNAWRLVNAAKIWESVPYLASYVGPVLKEGRSIPLLPQELEVAWNVTPADLELSGMRTLEHVAVTVTITHPRRGNLEIRLFCPSGMMSLIGTTRSMDSDPNGFSDWTFSTVRCWGEEAQGTYRLLIRDIGDESLRPGTLKHWQLTLYGSSWSPAEMKERQRLLEEAMSGQYLSGDFSLPCPPGLDIPEEQRYTITANTLKTLLLLGCFAVFWTFYYMLEVCLTRNEVGLDLACSSPTSCRWYQQGGKHRALESGLEMESVPLYREKDMEEAEMECEHLEPARDREEGSWTPTHPKLSSNGRAGSFHEAAPTGTGFLGREASTELLMEDREHQPC; the protein is encoded by the exons ATGCCGCATTGGAGGCGGGGAGCGCCGCTATGGAGCGCAGGGATGGAGGCCACGCTCTGCATCCACACGTGCCtttggctgagcgctgcctggATCCCCCTGGCCTCGCCAGCCGGACCGGCCTGCGGCGGGCAGCGCGCTCCGGACACTGAAGGCCGCCACGGGAAGCTGACGTGGGCGGTCAGCTTGGATGCACccgaggaggagctggagcagcgggCAGAGGAGCTGGCCCGGACTGCGGGCCTGGTGAACATGGGCCGTGTCGGGGAGCTCAAGGGCCATTACCTCTTTGCCTACCAGCCCGACGGCCACGCGGTGACTGAACATGAAGCAATAAGGAGGTCGGTGGACACTTTGTTTGCACAGCACGACAGCGTGCGGTGGCACTCGGAACAGAAGCTGCTGAAGCGCTCCAAGCGCAGCCTGCACTTTAACGATCCCAAATACCCCCAGCAGTGGCATCTG AACAACCGCAAGAGCCCCGGGAAGGACATCAACGTCACGGGCGTGTGGGAGCGGAACGTGACGGGGCGCGGGGTgacagtggtggtggtggaCGACGGCGTGGAGCACACCATCAAGGACATCCAGCCAAACTAC AGCCCAGAAGGCAGCTATGACTTGAACTCCAATGACCCTGACCCTATGCCTCACCCCGACGAGGAGAACGGGAACCACCACGGGACCCGCTGCGCCGGGGAGATCGCGGCTGTGCCAAACAACAGCTTCTGCACGGTGGGAGTCGCCTACGGGAGCCGCATCGCAG GCATCCGAGTGCTGGACGGGCCCCTCACGGACAGCATGGAGGCCATCGCCTTCAACAAGCACTATCAGATCAATGACATCTACAGCTGCAG CTGGGGTCCCGATGATGATGGGAAGACCGTGGACGGCCCGCATCAACTGGGAAAG gctgccctgcagcacGGGGTGATCGCGGGTCGCCGGGGCTTCGGGAGCATCTTCGTGGTGGCCAGTGGCAACGGGGGCCAGCACAGTGACAACTGCAACTACGATGGATACGCCAACTCTATCTACACTGTCACCATAG GGGCCGTGGATGAGACAGGCTCCATGCCCTTCTACGCTGAGGAATGTGCCTCCATGCTGGCCGTGACCTTCAGCGGCGGGGACAAGATGATGAGGAGCATT GTGACAACAGACTGGGACTTGCAGAAGGGCACGGGCTGCACGGAGGGTCACACGGGGACATCggctgcagctcccctggcCGCGGGAATGATCGCGCTGATGCTGCAGGTGCGGCCGTGCCTCACCTGGCGGGACGTGCAGCACGTCATTGTCTTCACTGCCACCAAG TACGAGGACCGCCGTGCCAAGTGGGACACCAACCAGGCGGGCTTCAGCCACAGCCACCAGCACGGCTTTGGCCTGCTCAATGCCTGGAGGCTGGTGAACGCTGCCAAG ATCTGGGAGTCCGTGCCATACCTGGCCTCGTACGTGGGCCCCgtgctgaaggagggcaggagcATCCCGTTGCTCCcgcaggagctggaggtggcCTGGAACG tcACTCCTGCCGACCTGGAGCTCTCTGGCATGAGGACCCTGGAGCACGTGGCAGTCACCGTCACCATAACCCACCCCCGCCGTGGCAACCTGGAGATCCGGCTCTTCTGCCCCAGCGGGATGATGTCCCTGATCGGGACCACCCGGAGCATGGACTC GGACCCCAATGGCTTCTCTGACTGGACCTTCTCCACGGTGCGCTGCTGGGGCGAGGAGGCACAGGGCACCTACAGGCTGCTCATCAGGGACATCG GAGACGAGAGCCTAAGGCCTGGCACCTTGAAGCACTGGCAGCTGACCCTGTACGGCTCCTCGTGGTCCCCAGCAGAGATGAAGGAACGGCAGAG GCTACTGGAGGAAGCCATGAGTGGGCAGTACCTGAGCGGTGacttctccctgccctgtcccccgGGGCTGGACATCCCTGAGGAGCAGCGTTACACCATCACAGCCAACACCCTCAAG accctcctgctcctgggatgCTTTGCTGTGTTCTGGACTTTCTACTACATGCTGGAGGTTTGCCTGACGAGGAACGAGGTGGGGCTGGACCTggcctgctccagccccaccagcTGCAGGTGGTACCAGCAGGGCGGGAAGCACCGAGCCCTGGAGAGCGGCCTGGAGATGGAGTCGGTGCCGCTGTACCGGGAGAAGGACATGGAGGAGGCCGAGATGGAGTGTGAGCACCTGGAGCCTGCCCGGGACAGGGAGGAGGGGTCCTGGACCCCCACCCACCCCAAACTTTCCAGcaatggcagagctgggagcttcCATGAGGCAGCCCCCACTGGAACGGGATTCCTGGGCCGGGAGGCATCGACTGAACTCCTCATGGAGGACAGGGAGCACCAGCCCTGCTGA